The Macadamia integrifolia cultivar HAES 741 unplaced genomic scaffold, SCU_Mint_v3 scaffold3330, whole genome shotgun sequence genomic sequence GGACCAAGGAAATGAAATATGCAGATTATTATGAACGTGCCCTGACGAATGGTGTTCTAAGTATCCAGAGAGGAACAGAGCCTGGAATAATGATCTACTTCCTTCCTCTAGGCCGTGGGGGATCCAAGGCCCGGAGTACGCATGGATGGGGAACAAAGTTCAACACTTTCTGGTGTTGCTATGGGACAGGTCTATACTTGAGGACCATAGTGTTTAACTTATATGCATTCATTGTTCTTcgtcttctttttattttttcaatttaatttaaCTTCTAATGCTTTATTCATTGGATAATTTGCTGATTCTTCATCTTGCTTGTATAGGAATCGAATCATTCTCAAAGTTAGGAGATTCAATTTACTTTGAGGAGGAGGGGAAACTTCCAGCTCTTTATGTGATTCAGTTTATATCAAGCAATCTTGATTGGAAATCTGGACAGATTGTGCTAAATCAAACAGTAGAACCTGTTGTTTCATGGGATCCTTATCTTCGACTGAAGATGACATTTTTTACGAAGAAGGTATTTCAAAGCTAATATAAGAATAGGTATTTCAAAGCTAATATAAGAATATCTCAAGAACTTCATAGTTTATGTTCCACTAGTCTTCCAATTTTGCAAATTCGCTACAAAATTCTTCTTTATCCCTCtgcaatttttttctctaattacAAGGCATTTGTTTACTTTGGCAAATTGGCTTCAATTAATTGGGTCTTGTGTCTACTTTATGCAGGAAGCAGGTCAATCATCAATCTTGAATTTGCGGATTCCACTTTGGACATATTCAAATGGTGCCAAGGCAGCATTAAATTCTCAGAATTTGAATTTACCTCAGCCAGGTGTGGATTATAatctagttttctttttcatttaatccccttatttatttttttggaaaaaaaaaaaaaatagtgattgCTAACTCTTCTATGTTCCCATGACCAGGTAATTTTCTGTCAGTCACAAGGCAATGGCATGGTGGAGACGAATTGACCCTTCAACTACCCATTGTTCTAAGGACAGAGGCCATACAAGGTAGCATCAATGGAGCTTCTCAATATTCAATTCCTATCTTAAGATGATATAGATTTGTACATATTTTTGCCCTCGGAGACAACTGAGACAAAATCTCTTTGTATGTGTTTCAGATGACCGGCCTGAGTATGCTTCTTTGCAGGCAATCCTTTATGGGCCTTACCTTCTTGCTGGTCTATCTAGTGGCGATGGAGACATTAAAACAGGAACAGCACACTCAGTCTCAGACTGGATAACTGCAATCCCAAAAGGTTATAGTTCTCAGCTGATATCTATTTCCCAGGTGGTCAGCAACGCGACTTTTTTCATCACGAACTCAAACAATTCCATTACAATGGAGAAGTTGCCAGAACCAGGGACAGATTTTGCTGTCCATGCAACCTTCAGACTTATCGTCTCCCAAGACATGAATTCCTCTCATTTCTCTTCACTGAGAGATGCTATTGGAAAGTCAGTTTTGCTGGAACCATTTGATCTTCCTGGGATGCTTGTGGTGCAAAAAGGACCAAATGACAATCTTGCCCTGGCAAGTGCAACTAATGACAAGGGCATGTTTACATTTAAGGTGGTGGCAGGATTAGATGGGAAGAATAACTCAGTGTCTTTGGAGTCAGAAAGCCATCATGGGTGTTTTGTGTATAGTGGGCTGAACTACAATGCAGGCACAAGTGTTAAGCTCAGCTGCAAGTCAGGGACAACAGATGCTGGATTCCAGAATGCAGCAAGTTTTAACTTGAATAGTGGGATAAGTGAATATCATCCCATTAGCTTTGTGGCAAAAGGAGCCAAGCGGAACTTCTTACTGATGCCATTGCTGAGCTTGAGAGATGAATCTTACACTGT encodes the following:
- the LOC122068021 gene encoding uncharacterized protein LOC122068021 yields the protein QHAFCLHLEGHYLSASAQMWASTNNGTLLQKMSAVVSALDACQQKMGSGYLSAFPSEMFDRLEARKKVWAPYYTIHKILAGLLDQYMLAGNKQALKMVEWMVEYFFNRVLNVIARYSVERHWRTLNEETGGMNDILYKLYNITGDQNHLVLVHLFDKPCFLGLLAVKSRTISGFHANTHIPIIIGSQMRYETTGDPLYKEIGTYFLDVVNSSHSYATGGTSFNEFWTDPERLADTLKADNEESCTTYNMLKVSRHLFRWTKEMKYADYYERALTNGVLSIQRGTEPGIMIYFLPLGRGGSKARSTHGWGTKFNTFWCCYGTGIESFSKLGDSIYFEEEGKLPALYVIQFISSNLDWKSGQIVLNQTVEPVVSWDPYLRLKMTFFTKKEAGQSSILNLRIPLWTYSNGAKAALNSQNLNLPQPGNFLSVTRQWHGGDELTLQLPIVLRTEAIQDDRPEYASLQAILYGPYLLAGLSSGDGDIKTGTAHSVSDWITAIPKGYSSQLISISQVVSNATFFITNSNNSITMEKLPEPGTDFAVHATFRLIVSQDMNSSHFSSLRDAIGKSVLLEPFDLPGMLVVQKGPNDNLALASATNDKGMFTFKVVAGLDGKNNSVSLESESHHGCFVYSGLNYNAGTSVKLSCKSGTTDAGFQNAASFNLNSGISEYHPISFVAKGAKRNFLLMPLLSLRDESYTVYFNIGA